In Ostrea edulis chromosome 4, xbOstEdul1.1, whole genome shotgun sequence, a single window of DNA contains:
- the LOC125669333 gene encoding uncharacterized protein LOC125669333 gives MESPGCNEKASIVNDDEYSTPDAYIAALSISLVINFSLVVVIVILLRLLYNRKQEKRSPDYISSSEISPPSQVSNNDIHQYQELNMPNDSSYQNLSLRDRL, from the exons ATGGAGTCCCCTGGCTGTAATGAAA aGGCATCTATTGTCAATGATGATGAGTATAGTACCCCGGATGCATACATCGCAGCCTTGTCTATCTCACTGGTTATCAACTTTAGCCTGGTCGTTGTCATTGTTATATTATTAAG GCTACTCTATAACAGAAAACAAGAGAAGCGTTCCCCTGATTATATCTCTAGTTCCGAAATATCACCGCCATCACAGGTCAGCAATAACGATATACACCAGTATCAGGAACTCAACATGCCCAATGATAGTTCATACCAAAATCTGTCATTAAGAGATCgtttataa
- the LOC125655087 gene encoding uncharacterized protein LOC125655087 produces the protein MATAIPVSPSTPRRIYSLCNICCLCEFSFLIKEVDRNGTATWKKLSKLKLRLTDEKKDTIQKIIELPPHSEGVCVKCFAKVEKIIKYKKEIDNIISVFRESRPRFKAKTPSSSTRKKRVLRSPQVCLPESKHVCKDPERTSEMTIPIISQPTELLQDSLSKQNKGVLEEGIVTVRACT, from the exons atgGCTACGGCCATACCAGTCTCACCGTCCACACCACGCAGGATATATAgtttatgtaatatttgttgTCTGTGCGAGTTTTCATTTCTAATAAAAGAAGTTGATCGAAACGGTACTGCGACATGGAAGAAGCTTTCGAAGCTGAAACTTAGGCTGACCGATGAGAAAAAGGATACCATACAGAAGATCATCGAGTTGCCGCCACACTCGGAGGGAGTTTGTGTTAAATGTTTCGCGAAAGTcgagaaaatcattaaatataaaaaagaaatcgATAACATCATATCCGTTTTCAGGGAAAGTAGGCCCAGGTTCAAAGCCAAAACTCCGAGTTCATCAACTAGAAAGAAAAGAGTTTTAAGATCACCGCAG GTGTGTCTTCCTGAATCCAAACATGTTTGCAAAGACCCTGAGCGCACTTCTGAAATGACAATTCCTATTATTTCACAGCCTACTG aattgcTACAAGATTCTCTTTCCAAGCAAAACAAAGGAGTTTTAGAGGAAGGTATAGTGACTGTAAGAGCATGTACTTAG